One Paenibacillus sp. FSL W8-0186 genomic window carries:
- a CDS encoding putative holin-like toxin — translation MEIKDALTMMISFGGLIIALLTLVVAIVVAINQNTKK, via the coding sequence GTGGAGATTAAAGATGCTTTGACGATGATGATCAGCTTTGGAGGGCTTATTATTGCTCTGTTGACGCTGGTTGTGGCTATCGTTGTAGCAATTAATCAAAACACAAAGAAATAG
- a CDS encoding LysR family transcriptional regulator — translation MELRQLITFRTVASTLNFSRAAEVLNYVPSNVTMQIKALEDELGVRLFDRLGKQLVLTTAGKRFLTHIQGVLDKLDEARGVVHDNENLTGTLTVSANEVICTYRLPAVFQRFRSQHPGVRLIFRSVPNQELKQTLFEGTADIVFMLDEPIRSSGLAVEPLVEETFRLFAAPDHPLAKRTVLQLEDFHGQVFLTNEKGCPYRTMFDRSFEKEGIDSITYLEFQSAEAIKQCAISGIGIAFLPEIVAKAEVERGELVALPWQIPDLHVYTQMSWHKDKWLSPIILSFIEAAREILAIEEED, via the coding sequence ATTTCAGCCGGGCTGCGGAAGTGCTAAATTACGTCCCCTCCAACGTCACGATGCAAATCAAAGCATTGGAGGATGAGCTTGGGGTTCGTCTCTTTGACCGCTTGGGCAAACAGCTCGTTCTCACAACGGCGGGGAAACGCTTTTTAACACATATCCAAGGGGTCTTAGACAAATTGGACGAAGCCCGCGGTGTCGTTCATGACAATGAAAATTTAACCGGAACCCTTACGGTAAGTGCCAATGAAGTTATTTGCACCTACCGGCTTCCAGCTGTCTTTCAACGGTTTCGTTCGCAGCATCCGGGAGTTCGTCTCATCTTCCGCTCCGTACCCAATCAAGAGCTCAAACAGACACTCTTTGAGGGAACTGCGGATATCGTCTTTATGTTGGACGAGCCCATCCGTTCGAGCGGACTTGCCGTGGAGCCGCTGGTGGAAGAAACCTTCCGCCTTTTCGCTGCTCCAGACCACCCGCTCGCGAAACGAACTGTGCTGCAGCTGGAGGATTTTCACGGACAAGTGTTCCTGACGAATGAAAAGGGTTGCCCCTATCGAACGATGTTTGACCGGTCATTTGAGAAAGAGGGCATTGATAGCATCACTTATTTAGAGTTTCAAAGTGCCGAAGCTATTAAACAATGTGCTATTTCAGGAATCGGTATTGCCTTTCTTCCAGAAATCGTAGCCAAAGCCGAAGTGGAGCGAGGCGAGCTTGTCGCCCTTCCATGGCAAATTCCTGACCTGCACGTGTATACTCAGATGTCATGGCATAAAGATAAATGGCTTTCACCCATCATCTTATCTTTCATAGAAGCAGCAAGGGAGATTCTAGCTATAGAGGAGGAGGATTAA